The genomic DNA AGCATAATGCCCAGCGTCACCGGGTTCATCGGATCGTTCGGGTTGGCACCGCCCATCGCCATCATGCCGACAATCTGAATCACGAACTGCACGACTTGCAGGATAATGCCATCGATCAGCGTGCCGCCCGCGCGAAGCAGGAATCCGGCATACTCGAACTCGCCGTCAAAGTTGCCGTCAGCGCCTTCAATCAGACGTTGCGAATAGCCCTTGCTGCATTGCGGGCACACCACCTGATTGTTCGCCAAGGGGATCAACTGGTTCGACTGCGTCATGGCACCGCAGCTTGGGCAGGTGACCATGTCTCCGGCACCCGCACCGCCGCCACCGAAAAGGGTTTGGTAAGGCTGCCAGTCCGCCATCCCTTCCCGCCAAACTAAAGTTTGTGGGTGAACGACGCCTTGCTTAGCGAGAGCGGTCAAATCGGATTCGTCGACTGGCCCCTGTTGCTCATTGTTGATTGAGTAATACCACTGCATGATAGATCGGAGGTTGGTTATGGTTTAAACATTGGCGGTAGATTCGCCGCGATTGGCAGCCTGTAGCGCCTCAGCGGTCAGCGTGCCCTGCACGGCAGTAATGCGCTCGGTAAGTTGTTTTTCAAATTTAACGGCCTTTCGCATAGCCCCTACGCCAACGAGGCGCACCTGCTGGACCTGCGTCTTGATCCCCAGCGCACAACTGCGCCCGCAGTAAATACTGTAGGCCAGAAACACGGACGATGGGACCAGTAAATACATGGCACCCCAGTTCGGCGCGTTCATCCCGGAGCCCAAGCCAATCAGGCTGAGAATAATAACCACCAGGAAAAACATCTGCACCCAGATCGAGGTGGAGGTGTTGTGGCGCTGCAAAGCCTGGATGTCTTTATAATAAAGCCGTCGGTAAACTTCGGTAAACTTGCCATCGACAATCAGCAGGTGGTCATCGCCGAAATACACCCGCTGGTGCTCTACCAGGCTGGCACCTTTGGCCGCTAGCTTATATGGATTTCCCTTCGCCATTAAAACGCCCCCGTAAAGAGTCCAATCGCCAGAATGATCATGGTGAGAATTTCAATGATGCCTATCGTCAAGGCGATGATATAGCGAATCCGAGTCTGGCGGACAATGCTCGTCGGTCCCTTTTTCCACTGCCACAGGCAGATGTAAACTGCGATCGGCGCAGTAATGAGGATCGCCGGGATGAGCATGACCAACAACAACAGCGGCCAGGTAACCAATGCCAGTGCGATGCTGTCCCAAAGCTTGCGGGTGTCATTGAGTTTCTCGCTCTTGCCGTTGGCCTTGATTTCGCTCAACGCCTGCAGGCTGATGATCTCGCCATTCCATTCCGTGGCACATAAGTCGCAGATAAAACGTCCGCTGTGGCTGCAAACCTGCGTCGCCGATAATTGCGGGTGAAAAAAGCAGCTCGATTCATCGTCCGCCATCAGCTCCTGAGCTTTGGCCGCCTCCGGGCGTTTCAGGATGGCTGGGTAAAGGTGGATGTGGTGCCCGACGTCGCAGTAATCCTTACCGTAATCATCCACTACCGGCTCACTTGGCAGCGGGTATTCCACCCTGGGACGATTCAGCGCTGGCAAGGTAATGCGCTTCACTCTCGGTGCCGACACCGGTGGTGCCGCATTGGGCATGGGCGGAGGGGTCATCGGTGAGGCTGGCACCATGGCAATGCTGACTGCGGCCGGCACTTCCTCCAGCGGCTTCCAGTTCTCCATGGGATCGCGCCAAATTAATGTCTTACCATCGACTTTGCCCGATGACGCCAGTTGCGCCAGTTCGTTATCCGAAACCGGTCCCAGCTTCTCCCCGTCTATTGCGTAGTGCCAAATCACAGTATCAAAGGTAAAATTGGCCATCTCCACGGCCTATGACGAGTCATTTTTTTCTAACCAAGAGGTAGTTATGGCCTGGGGCCCGTCATCGCATGGCAAAGGGCGGCGGCAGCGGCGTCGGCTTCGTCGGAGGGGAGATCGGCCATCAGCTTCAGGTGTTGGCGCACCATCGCGGCCACCTGCTCCTTACTCGCGCGTCCGTAGCCAACGACGGCCTGCTTGATGCGCAGCGGCGCGTAATCGTGAATCGCCACGCCACGCATCGCCGCCGGGGCAATTGCCGCGCCGCGCGCCATACCCATGATCTGCGCGGTTTGGAAATTCTGCACGTAAATCGTCTGCTCCAGCGCGAGGCAGGTGATCGGCTCCCGCTCTAAAATGGAAGCCACCGCGCGCGCAATTTCACCCAGGCACTCCGGTTGGCTGAGCTTGGTTTTCAGCTTCAAAGTGTGGCTCCCCAGCAGCTTCGGCGTCTGCCCGGGCTGAAAACGAATCACCGCCAGCCCCGTGCCGCGCAAGCTGGGATCGACGCCTAATATGGTGCCCTCATAGGGCTCGCGCCTGGCCGCCATTTGCTGCTCAATATCGGCAGCGGATACCGCCCCGGCCACGGCCTGCCCCTGTAGCTTGGCGCTCCACAATGCCCGCGCTGATTTGCGTCCCATGCCCCCAAACACAACGCGCAAAGCCCTGGGACGCAACGCGGTTTTTCAGCCGGTACGCGAAGCTATGGCGAGCGTCAGTTACCCATCCCTCGCCACCCAGCTAGGGCGAACGGGCATTCAATTTTCAGTAAATTTGCCCCAACGGGGCTTCGCATCAATAGCCCAGGGTTGGCTTGAGGCCGCAGAGCGGCTGAACGCCTAACCTGGGAATACAAATACGTGAATTGCCTATCCCTACGGGATTGCGCAAAACGACAACTTGCGCAGCCCCGTTGGGGCTGGGAGATAACCGAGCATCCAGTTTCCCAGGGTAGCGCTTCCCGCAAGCGGTTCGCTTTAACCCTGGGCTATTGATGCGTAGCCCCGTTGGGGCAATGTTTGCAGCAATCAAGATACAAAACAAATGTCCGTTGCCCCTAGCGAGGCACAGAGGCCAAAAACAAGCAGGGCCCGCGAATCACGAGCCCTGCCTGAAAATACGAAGTGAATTGCTAGCTTACTACGCAGTCGGCTGAATGCCGGAGAGGCAGCGACACTCGCCAAAAGCATCGCGTTCCTCCGGGCAAACTACGCCTCGACGAGCTTAGGCGACAGATCGACGAGGTGCGCTTGCGTCATGTCCTCCCAAGTCTTCTTGCCGCCGCTGAGCGAAGCGCGCCCGCCCGAGTGCGCATCGCTCAGGGCACCCAGGTTGACCGAGCAATCGAAGAAGAACGTGGTGCCCTCGGCCTGCACCAGGGATGCCGGCAGGGTGATCGTTGCCTCGTAAAAGAGCTCTTTCTTCTCGAATTCCAACCGGGCTTCGGCAATCGTTGCGCGGTGCCCATCGGTCACCACGGCTTCGCCATCGAGGTCCGGTAGCAGCATGACCTTTTTTACCGATTCCGCGCTGCTGTCGGCGAAGAAAAACTCCGCGCCTGAGCCAATCCGGAACCTCCGGTTCGTGGTCTGAATGTCCGAGTCCTCAACGCGGATTTTGATGACCAGATCTTCGCCGGCGCGCTGGAGCGAGCCCGCCGCGCAATGGAAGCCCGACAGCTCGATATTAAATGTCGCAGCACCTTCGTCGTTCGCAGCACCTTCGTCGTTCGCAGCGATGATCGGATAAGGTCGCAGCACGGTGTCGATCGCCAGCACATTGGCGGCATCGCTTTTCAAGCCAATCGCGATCTCGTGGTCGACGGCGCTAAGCACTTTGCCTGGCAAAGTAACCTTGGTCAGCGCGCCAGCTCCTACGGCCACCGCCACACTGGTTTGCGTAAACTCAATGGCGGCGTCTTCGCAAGTGATCGACATCGTCGTCGCCGCATCCTCGCCACTTGGGTTGTCGACTTCGATCTCCAGTTGGAACTCGCTGCCGGGCTGATCCAAACGCAGGCCAAGCGGACGGGCACGCGCAATCAACTGGTCGCCCACGCCGGCATAGGTGCGGCCGGTGTTATGTATGACCGGCGCGAACTCGCCCAAGTAGCCATCGCTCTGGTGCGCCTCAATCAGTTCGTCGCACATCGCCCAAATTTTATCGAGCGTAAGCGCGGACGCCGTATGCGGGTCGAGCATGACCGCGTGGTAAATGTGTTCGCGCTTGCCGGTGAGTGCCGCTTGCACGGTGAGCTGCTGCACGTTGATATTCGTCAGGCACATCGAAGCAAGTTGCGGCGGCAGGTCGCCAATCATCGTAGGTTGCAGGCCGACGGCATCGACCTGGCACGGCACCTCGACGTTGCAGTAGTCCGGCAGGTTGGCAATGATGCCCTTGTTCGGGACGTTGCCGTAAACGGTGCGCAGCGTATTTGTCTCGCGCGAATGGATGATGTAGCTGCCGTATTCATGCGACTGCGGATTGACAACCATCTTGTGATCACCTTCGCCGATGAGCTTCGCCTCGGTGTCTTTCCAAGAGGCAATGATGCCTTCGCAGCGGCGCGGATATTCATCCAGCGGCACCTTGAACTTGTCGATCACTTCCTGGCCGTGGTGGATAAAATACGGTACGTATTCACTCTGGTGCTCCGAACTTTCCGTGACAAAGTAACCAGTGCGGCGCATCATCTCGTAGCGCACCAGCTCGAAGTCCCGCTTCGGGTCTTCCAATACTTTGTAAAGCAAAGGATACGCGTCGCGGCCCTTGTATTGGAACTTCAGGAAGAAGGCCATGTGGTTAATGCCGGCGACGAGGTAGCTTACGTCTTCCATCGGCAAGTGCGTGTGGTTGGCCAGCATGCGCGCCGTACCAAAGACCGAGTGGCACAGGCCCACGTGCTGGATGCCAACCTCTTGCTCGACGGCCATGCAGTTCATCGCCATCGGATTGGTGTAGTTCAGCAGCAGGCAATCCGGGTGTGCGTGATCGGCGATGTCCTTGGCGATCTGGTTGATGACCGGTATCGTCCGCAGCGCGCGGAAAACGCCGCCCACCC from Cerasicoccus sp. TK19100 includes the following:
- a CDS encoding RDD family protein, translating into MQWYYSINNEQQGPVDESDLTALAKQGVVHPQTLVWREGMADWQPYQTLFGGGGAGAGDMVTCPSCGAMTQSNQLIPLANNQVVCPQCSKGYSQRLIEGADGNFDGEFEYAGFLLRAGGTLIDGIILQVVQFVIQIVGMMAMGGANPNDPMNPVTLGIMLINVIIGFGYPIFFLGGKYQATPGMMICKIRIIMEDGSNVSHLRVFGRIFASILSSLTLGIGYLMVLWDPEKRTLHDVICHTRVIKK
- a CDS encoding DUF4339 domain-containing protein, producing the protein MIWHYAIDGEKLGPVSDNELAQLASSGKVDGKTLIWRDPMENWKPLEEVPAAVSIAMVPASPMTPPPMPNAAPPVSAPRVKRITLPALNRPRVEYPLPSEPVVDDYGKDYCDVGHHIHLYPAILKRPEAAKAQELMADDESSCFFHPQLSATQVCSHSGRFICDLCATEWNGEIISLQALSEIKANGKSEKLNDTRKLWDSIALALVTWPLLLLVMLIPAILITAPIAVYICLWQWKKGPTSIVRQTRIRYIIALTIGIIEILTMIILAIGLFTGAF
- a CDS encoding crossover junction endodeoxyribonuclease RuvC, with amino-acid sequence MGRKSARALWSAKLQGQAVAGAVSAADIEQQMAARREPYEGTILGVDPSLRGTGLAVIRFQPGQTPKLLGSHTLKLKTKLSQPECLGEIARAVASILEREPITCLALEQTIYVQNFQTAQIMGMARGAAIAPAAMRGVAIHDYAPLRIKQAVVGYGRASKEQVAAMVRQHLKLMADLPSDEADAAAAALCHAMTGPRP
- a CDS encoding alpha-glucosidase/alpha-galactosidase, with product MACKITLIGAGSVVFAKTLIGDILQFPELSDAHICLMDIDPARLKVADVMMKRVAETLGVKATVTSTMDQKEAVKDAKYVICTIQVGGYKPSTMRDFDIPKKYGLEQTIADTLGVGGVFRALRTIPVINQIAKDIADHAHPDCLLLNYTNPMAMNCMAVEQEVGIQHVGLCHSVFGTARMLANHTHLPMEDVSYLVAGINHMAFFLKFQYKGRDAYPLLYKVLEDPKRDFELVRYEMMRRTGYFVTESSEHQSEYVPYFIHHGQEVIDKFKVPLDEYPRRCEGIIASWKDTEAKLIGEGDHKMVVNPQSHEYGSYIIHSRETNTLRTVYGNVPNKGIIANLPDYCNVEVPCQVDAVGLQPTMIGDLPPQLASMCLTNINVQQLTVQAALTGKREHIYHAVMLDPHTASALTLDKIWAMCDELIEAHQSDGYLGEFAPVIHNTGRTYAGVGDQLIARARPLGLRLDQPGSEFQLEIEVDNPSGEDAATTMSITCEDAAIEFTQTSVAVAVGAGALTKVTLPGKVLSAVDHEIAIGLKSDAANVLAIDTVLRPYPIIAANDEGAANDEGAATFNIELSGFHCAAGSLQRAGEDLVIKIRVEDSDIQTTNRRFRIGSGAEFFFADSSAESVKKVMLLPDLDGEAVVTDGHRATIAEARLEFEKKELFYEATITLPASLVQAEGTTFFFDCSVNLGALSDAHSGGRASLSGGKKTWEDMTQAHLVDLSPKLVEA